A genomic segment from Stappia indica encodes:
- a CDS encoding YcjF family protein → MATKSTAEKTAAASDADIEADVEDVIEGGAPEAATLSDDDIARQLTAESLTKDYVLASVAASIVPVAIFDIAAVVAIQLRMIQKLSQLYGKPFSDKMGRKVIYALAGGVLGYGAGYAVAASATKLIPGIGWMVGMVSLPVVAGASTYAVGRSIARHYEDGGSLMDFDASKMRAFYKEQFEKGKELAKRARDRTKGGAEAVAETVEETAAKAS, encoded by the coding sequence ATGGCAACCAAGAGCACTGCCGAGAAGACCGCTGCGGCCAGCGACGCCGATATCGAGGCGGACGTGGAAGACGTGATCGAGGGCGGGGCTCCGGAAGCGGCCACGCTGTCCGACGACGACATCGCCCGCCAGCTCACGGCCGAGAGCCTTACCAAGGACTATGTGCTCGCCTCCGTGGCGGCCAGCATCGTGCCGGTGGCGATCTTCGACATCGCCGCAGTGGTGGCGATCCAGCTGCGCATGATCCAGAAGCTGTCGCAGCTCTACGGCAAGCCCTTCTCCGACAAGATGGGCCGCAAGGTGATCTATGCGCTGGCCGGCGGCGTGCTCGGCTACGGGGCCGGCTATGCGGTCGCGGCGAGCGCCACCAAGCTCATCCCCGGCATCGGCTGGATGGTCGGCATGGTGTCGCTGCCGGTCGTGGCCGGCGCATCGACCTATGCGGTCGGCCGTTCCATCGCCCGCCACTACGAGGATGGCGGCTCGCTGATGGACTTCGACGCCAGCAAGATGCGCGCCTTCTATAAGGAGCAGTTCGAGAAGGGCAAGGAACTGGCCAAGCGCGCGCGCGACCGCACCAAGGGCGGCGCCGAGGCCGTGGCCGAGACCGTCGAGGAGACGGCCGCCAAGGCGTCCTGA
- a CDS encoding ParA family protein, protein MSAQVITVASLKGGSGKSTLASCLAVYWRMRGWRVLLVDADPQHSVLRLAAREQALGGLPVIARADRDMWKAVKEQAGDHDLIVVDTPGFDSEITAAGLAVADLVLIPVKPSPLDVDRMTDTVGLLMAGVQGWAPTFRCVLTQTTRGSVIARHIRAELEEAGFPLLRQELQNRVSYAEAALYGATPTLTQPDGAAAQDVQDLAGEVEALLATRKVRSA, encoded by the coding sequence ATGAGCGCGCAGGTCATCACCGTCGCGTCGCTGAAGGGCGGCAGTGGCAAGTCGACGCTTGCCAGCTGCCTTGCCGTCTACTGGCGGATGCGCGGCTGGCGGGTCCTGCTGGTCGATGCCGACCCGCAGCATTCGGTGCTCCGGCTGGCGGCGCGCGAGCAGGCGCTCGGCGGGCTGCCGGTGATCGCCCGCGCCGACCGGGACATGTGGAAGGCGGTGAAGGAGCAGGCCGGCGATCACGACCTGATCGTCGTCGACACGCCGGGCTTCGACAGCGAGATCACCGCGGCGGGCCTTGCGGTCGCCGACCTGGTGCTGATCCCGGTCAAGCCGTCGCCGCTCGACGTCGACCGGATGACCGACACGGTCGGCCTGCTGATGGCCGGCGTTCAGGGCTGGGCGCCGACCTTCCGCTGCGTGCTGACCCAGACGACGCGCGGCAGCGTGATCGCCCGCCACATCCGCGCCGAGCTGGAAGAGGCCGGTTTCCCGCTGCTGCGGCAGGAGCTGCAGAACCGGGTCTCCTACGCCGAGGCCGCGCTCTACGGCGCGACGCCGACGCTGACCCAGCCGGACGGCGCGGCGGCGCAGGACGTGCAGGACCTGGCCGGCGAGGTCGAGGCCCTGCTGGCGACACGAAAGGTGCGCAGCGCGTGA
- a CDS encoding DUF697 domain-containing protein, with the protein MSRKLPRTLQRTIHDIRREMHAAEQAQDTPQAQPAAAATASEPARRAEAKAASPQAGPAPEADVPAEAPANASATASSGQPEAAAKTTAERDDAGRTQVPPSQGRALTTRPPTGTALRRARARLIIERHSTLAGLAGFVPLPWVDLAAVAALVARMLRELSRCYRIPLDRDRSGRIALSLLAGVGAPGIASFTTTSLLRMAPGPNLVGMTVTAAAAVALTRVIGDVFVERLERGEPVEGAGTKG; encoded by the coding sequence GTGAGCCGGAAACTCCCCAGGACCTTGCAGCGCACGATCCACGACATCCGCCGCGAGATGCATGCGGCGGAACAGGCGCAGGACACGCCGCAGGCGCAGCCCGCCGCTGCCGCTACGGCAAGCGAGCCGGCCAGGAGGGCGGAGGCCAAGGCGGCTTCGCCGCAGGCAGGCCCCGCCCCGGAGGCGGACGTGCCGGCGGAGGCCCCTGCCAACGCATCTGCCACGGCCTCCAGCGGGCAGCCGGAAGCCGCGGCCAAGACCACGGCAGAACGGGACGATGCAGGGCGCACGCAGGTGCCCCCTTCCCAAGGCCGCGCCCTGACGACGCGGCCGCCGACGGGCACTGCGCTGCGCCGGGCGCGGGCGCGGCTGATCATCGAGCGGCATTCGACGCTGGCGGGACTTGCCGGCTTCGTGCCGCTGCCATGGGTCGATCTTGCCGCCGTCGCCGCCCTGGTCGCGCGGATGCTGCGGGAACTGTCGCGCTGTTACAGGATCCCGCTCGACCGGGACCGCAGCGGCCGGATCGCCCTGTCGCTGCTGGCCGGCGTCGGCGCGCCGGGCATCGCCAGCTTCACCACCACCAGCCTGCTCAGGATGGCGCCGGGTCCGAACCTGGTCGGCATGACCGTGACCGCCGCCGCCGCCGTCGCCCTGACGCGGGTGATCGGCGATGTGTTCGTGGAGCGGCTGGAACGCGGGGAGCCGGTCGAGGGGGCGGGCACCAAGGGTTGA
- a CDS encoding glucosamine inositolphosphorylceramide transferase family protein codes for MSLTLVTAADAAFAPTLAQYLASVKAKGLDRDARIAVYDLGLDPGERARLAARFPFAEFLPFSLVPYPAHVAPSAGTYAWKPLVIADAAERFGGRIFWFDSATLFHGTLAEPLAELARHGVYTLSGQSNLAQRCAVSIRERLGVDPAFLDRRIRVGGVVGFDLEQPIARDILIDWADLALDPEVFIPAARDNSHNADQAILSILLFRAEAAGRLVLNEGDIDISSPHPVRWMSSRNKLDPARPRWSDPLARLWYRLYKAGDRANLRWQDFYRRRILGMHRWPKENFRTYVMRAGDGAPTPVPCPALSYYADPFLWRRDGRLWLFVEEFRYPEQLGRLVAMELGEDLQPGPLMPVLPLREHASYPFLFEAGGALYMLPETCALQALDLYVCDRFPDRWRRVRRIFEQADAVDSALFRHDGAWWILTCGKPLGQDGARTLALYRSEDLLTGAFEPHPVNAEGIFADGDYGFGRGAGSILRDETGLLRVMQKNLTYYGQGAELRRITRLDAQGYREEPAERDHPLARLAELASPHHIVLHDDVIAFDVRARVGFVSGLPWIGRALSALDPAAKRFLSGAPGLAGEIAAAVSAACRRLRPVDGRPPSSDPPCDG; via the coding sequence ATGTCGCTCACCCTCGTCACCGCCGCCGATGCCGCCTTCGCCCCGACGCTGGCGCAATATCTGGCGAGCGTGAAGGCGAAGGGGCTCGACAGGGACGCCCGCATCGCCGTCTACGATCTCGGCCTCGATCCGGGCGAACGGGCGCGATTGGCCGCCCGGTTTCCGTTTGCGGAATTCCTGCCCTTCAGCCTGGTGCCCTATCCCGCCCATGTCGCGCCGTCCGCCGGGACCTACGCCTGGAAGCCGCTGGTGATCGCCGATGCGGCCGAGCGTTTCGGCGGGCGGATCTTCTGGTTCGACAGCGCGACGCTCTTCCACGGCACGCTTGCAGAGCCGCTCGCCGAGCTTGCCCGCCATGGCGTCTATACCCTCTCAGGCCAATCGAACCTGGCGCAGCGCTGCGCGGTGTCGATCCGCGAGCGGCTCGGCGTCGATCCCGCCTTCCTCGATCGCCGCATCCGGGTCGGCGGCGTCGTCGGCTTCGACCTGGAGCAGCCGATCGCTCGCGACATTCTCATCGACTGGGCGGACCTGGCGCTCGACCCAGAGGTCTTCATTCCGGCGGCCCGCGACAACAGCCACAATGCCGATCAGGCGATCCTGTCGATCCTGTTGTTCCGGGCCGAAGCCGCCGGTCGCCTGGTCTTGAACGAGGGCGACATCGACATCAGCTCGCCCCATCCGGTGCGCTGGATGAGCTCGCGCAACAAGCTCGACCCCGCCCGCCCGCGCTGGAGCGATCCGCTCGCCCGTCTCTGGTATCGGCTCTACAAGGCCGGCGACCGGGCGAACCTGCGCTGGCAGGACTTCTACCGCCGCCGCATCCTCGGCATGCACCGCTGGCCGAAGGAGAATTTCCGCACCTATGTGATGCGGGCGGGCGATGGGGCGCCGACGCCGGTGCCGTGCCCCGCGCTCAGCTATTACGCCGATCCTTTCCTGTGGCGGCGGGACGGGCGGCTCTGGCTCTTCGTGGAGGAGTTCCGCTATCCCGAGCAGCTCGGCCGCCTCGTTGCGATGGAACTCGGCGAGGACCTGCAGCCCGGTCCGCTGATGCCCGTCCTGCCGCTGCGCGAGCACGCGTCCTATCCCTTCCTCTTCGAGGCGGGCGGCGCGCTCTACATGCTGCCCGAGACCTGCGCGCTGCAGGCGCTCGATCTCTATGTCTGCGACCGTTTCCCCGACCGCTGGCGCCGGGTGAGGCGGATCTTCGAGCAGGCGGATGCCGTCGACAGCGCGCTTTTCCGCCATGACGGCGCCTGGTGGATCCTCACCTGCGGCAAGCCGCTGGGGCAGGACGGCGCGCGCACGCTCGCCTTGTATCGCAGCGAGGATCTGCTCACCGGCGCGTTCGAGCCGCACCCGGTCAACGCCGAGGGCATCTTCGCCGATGGGGACTACGGCTTCGGCCGCGGCGCGGGCAGCATCCTGCGCGACGAGACCGGCCTCCTGCGCGTCATGCAGAAGAACCTGACCTATTACGGACAGGGCGCCGAGCTCCGCCGCATTACGCGTCTCGATGCGCAAGGCTATCGCGAGGAGCCGGCCGAGCGCGACCATCCGCTGGCGCGCCTCGCGGAGCTGGCCTCGCCGCACCACATCGTCCTGCATGACGATGTCATCGCCTTCGATGTGCGCGCCCGGGTCGGCTTCGTCTCCGGCCTGCCGTGGATCGGCCGCGCGCTGAGCGCGCTCGACCCGGCGGCCAAGCGCTTCCTGTCGGGTGCGCCCGGTCTTGCCGGCGAGATCGCTGCGGCGGTCAGCGCGGCGTGTCGCCGCCTGCGGCCAGTCGATGGCCGCCCACCGTCCAGCGATCCGCCATGTGACGGATGA
- a CDS encoding peptide chain release factor 3, with protein MSLTEVQAEGGRETGPDAASHLSRRTFAIISHPDAGKTTLTEKLLLSGGAIRAAGQVRARGERRRARSDWMKIEQERGISVSSSVMTFERDGITFNLLDTPGHEDFSEDTYRTLTAVDAAIMVIDAAKGIETQTRKLFEVCRLRDIPIITFVNKIDREGRHPLEALDEIQEALALDVVPMTWPVGMGSDFFGVYDWQAKRFLTSSEGRGTRFDSIVDVSGLDDPALTERVFPNVLAELEENVELGAEAYPAFDREAFLEGHMTPVFFGSALRDYGVEEIIQFIARFGPAPHAQPATTRIIRPEEPKVTGFVFKVQANMDPKHRDRIAFVRLCSGTFRRGMKLKHVRANKTIAVSAPIFFFAEERELAETAYPGDVIGVPNHGQLRVGDTLSEGEEIHVTGLPAFAPEVLRRVRLSDTMRVKQMRQGLMDLAEEGLVQIFKPQIGSNWIVGVVGVLQLDVVVDRLRNEYATEIGFEAAPFSTARWIECDDELKLRKFLESNPSSVAQDRDDRPVYLFKNSWEVNYVGEKNPDIRFRETREIVHTPEG; from the coding sequence ATGAGCCTCACCGAAGTCCAGGCCGAAGGCGGCCGGGAGACGGGGCCGGACGCGGCAAGCCACCTGTCGCGCCGGACCTTCGCCATCATCTCGCATCCGGACGCCGGCAAGACGACGCTGACGGAAAAGCTGCTGCTGTCGGGCGGCGCCATTCGCGCTGCCGGCCAGGTCCGTGCGCGCGGCGAGCGCCGCCGCGCCCGCTCGGACTGGATGAAGATCGAGCAGGAACGCGGCATCTCGGTCTCGTCCTCGGTCATGACCTTCGAGCGCGACGGTATCACCTTCAACCTGCTCGACACGCCGGGCCACGAGGACTTCTCGGAAGATACCTATCGCACGCTGACCGCCGTCGATGCGGCGATCATGGTCATCGACGCGGCCAAGGGCATCGAGACGCAGACGCGCAAGCTCTTCGAGGTCTGCCGCCTGCGCGACATCCCGATCATCACCTTCGTCAACAAGATCGACCGCGAAGGCCGCCACCCGCTGGAAGCGCTGGACGAGATCCAGGAGGCGCTGGCCCTCGACGTGGTGCCGATGACCTGGCCGGTCGGCATGGGCTCCGACTTCTTCGGCGTCTACGACTGGCAGGCGAAGCGCTTCCTCACTTCGTCCGAAGGGCGCGGCACCCGCTTCGACAGCATCGTTGACGTCTCCGGCCTCGACGATCCGGCGCTCACCGAGCGTGTCTTCCCGAACGTGCTCGCCGAGCTGGAGGAGAATGTCGAGCTCGGGGCCGAGGCCTATCCGGCCTTCGACCGCGAGGCGTTCCTCGAAGGGCACATGACGCCGGTCTTCTTCGGCTCGGCGCTGCGCGATTACGGCGTCGAGGAGATCATCCAGTTCATCGCCCGTTTCGGCCCCGCGCCGCATGCGCAGCCGGCAACGACCCGCATCATCCGCCCGGAAGAGCCGAAGGTGACCGGCTTCGTCTTCAAGGTGCAGGCCAACATGGACCCCAAGCACCGCGACCGCATCGCCTTCGTGCGCCTGTGCTCGGGCACCTTCCGGCGCGGCATGAAGCTGAAGCATGTGCGCGCCAACAAGACCATTGCCGTCTCCGCGCCGATCTTCTTCTTCGCCGAGGAGCGCGAGCTTGCCGAGACCGCCTATCCGGGCGACGTCATCGGCGTGCCCAACCACGGCCAGCTGCGCGTCGGCGACACCTTGAGCGAGGGCGAGGAGATCCACGTCACCGGCCTGCCGGCCTTCGCGCCGGAAGTGCTGCGCCGCGTGCGCCTGTCCGACACGATGCGCGTCAAACAGATGCGCCAGGGCCTGATGGATCTCGCCGAGGAAGGCCTCGTGCAGATCTTCAAGCCGCAGATCGGCTCCAACTGGATCGTCGGCGTCGTTGGCGTGCTGCAGCTCGACGTGGTGGTCGACCGCCTGCGCAACGAATATGCGACCGAGATCGGCTTCGAGGCGGCGCCCTTCAGCACCGCGCGCTGGATCGAGTGCGACGACGAGCTCAAGCTGCGCAAGTTCCTGGAGTCCAACCCCTCCAGCGTCGCCCAGGACCGCGACGACCGGCCCGTTTACCTTTTCAAGAACTCTTGGGAGGTAAACTACGTTGGAGAGAAGAACCCGGACATCCGCTTCCGCGAGACCCGCGAGATCGTGCATACGCCGGAAGGGTGA
- a CDS encoding NUDIX hydrolase codes for MALAFPTVPKASTRVSRVLETLRLWLGGKPEAVQVAALPWRRDAEGRLLVLLATSRDTGRWVLPKGWPQKGRSLSETAAVEAWEEAGLSGRIGRDPLGSYFYRKLLDNGLRRRVRVQVFPLAVADEAQDWPEKGQRELRWFAPQDAARNVHEPELARILGNARLLEALR; via the coding sequence ATGGCCCTGGCATTCCCGACCGTACCGAAGGCATCGACCCGCGTCTCACGCGTGCTCGAGACCCTGCGCCTTTGGCTCGGCGGAAAGCCGGAGGCGGTGCAGGTCGCAGCCCTTCCCTGGCGGCGGGATGCTGAGGGGCGCCTTCTGGTGCTTCTCGCCACCAGCCGCGATACCGGGCGCTGGGTCCTGCCCAAGGGCTGGCCGCAAAAGGGCCGTTCGCTCAGCGAGACGGCTGCAGTCGAGGCCTGGGAAGAGGCGGGTCTTTCCGGCCGTATCGGCCGCGATCCGCTCGGCAGCTATTTCTATCGCAAGCTTCTCGACAACGGGCTGCGCCGCCGCGTGCGCGTGCAGGTCTTTCCGCTTGCCGTTGCCGACGAGGCGCAGGACTGGCCGGAAAAGGGCCAGCGCGAGCTGCGCTGGTTCGCGCCCCAGGACGCGGCCCGCAACGTCCACGAGCCGGAGCTCGCCCGTATTCTCGGCAATGCCCGGCTTCTGGAGGCGTTGCGGTGA
- a CDS encoding ABC transporter substrate-binding protein, producing MARKPFAKTIRPAGKAAWLRVVAGIALIWLALFAVIVASSGISVGERVMAYVDIMRGNTSSAVKIGLVYADNEEVNSFTNGARLAAARVNAEGGILGQDLELLLYREEVSFGEGGFERTIARTMRLAGEVARQNGLFGVIGHEWSDTAITASAIYNQNDILYLATHATASALTNHGFSLLFALQPDNSDNTEMIARYALATGLKRFLVLTDKSDYGKEAGDFFSAVATQQGGNVVFRGYLPGHGRSVDQLLMFVLDNNLFGKGDYDAFFVASALTLDTAEFIRRARELGLDKPVLGLEYMFSNTIENHVGRQKMKDVIGVSLFDSESVNALSTDFVSSYLQQYNGMPDLSAALGYDAVMLLKEVTERTGTLDPGRIADALKVARYGVPFEGVTGKIVFNTKGLITDTDVFVVRHDGTRFQTVASYRKPLEWSSDIIERSGDDSALMPDPAANKEHTVP from the coding sequence ATGGCCAGGAAGCCTTTCGCCAAGACCATCCGGCCTGCAGGCAAGGCTGCCTGGCTGCGGGTGGTTGCCGGTATCGCCCTGATCTGGCTGGCGCTTTTCGCGGTGATCGTCGCATCGAGCGGCATTTCGGTGGGCGAGCGTGTGATGGCCTATGTGGACATCATGCGCGGCAACACGTCGAGCGCCGTCAAGATCGGCCTGGTCTATGCCGATAACGAGGAGGTCAACAGCTTCACCAACGGCGCGCGGCTCGCCGCAGCGCGGGTGAACGCCGAAGGCGGCATCCTCGGTCAGGACCTGGAGCTGCTGCTCTACCGCGAGGAAGTGTCCTTCGGCGAGGGCGGGTTCGAAAGGACGATTGCCCGGACCATGCGCCTTGCCGGCGAGGTGGCTCGCCAGAACGGGTTGTTCGGCGTGATCGGCCACGAATGGTCGGACACGGCGATCACCGCGAGCGCGATCTACAATCAGAACGACATCCTGTATCTCGCCACGCATGCGACCGCCTCGGCGCTGACCAATCACGGGTTTTCCCTGCTTTTCGCGCTGCAGCCGGACAACAGCGACAACACCGAGATGATCGCGCGGTACGCGCTGGCAACCGGGCTCAAGCGTTTCCTCGTGCTCACCGACAAGAGCGACTACGGCAAGGAGGCCGGGGACTTCTTCAGCGCGGTCGCCACCCAGCAGGGCGGGAACGTGGTGTTCCGTGGTTACCTGCCCGGTCATGGCCGGTCCGTCGACCAACTGCTCATGTTCGTTCTCGACAACAACCTGTTCGGCAAGGGCGATTACGACGCCTTTTTCGTTGCCTCGGCCTTGACCCTCGACACGGCCGAGTTCATCCGCCGGGCGCGGGAGCTCGGTCTCGACAAGCCGGTGCTGGGGCTCGAATACATGTTCTCCAACACCATCGAGAACCATGTCGGGCGGCAGAAGATGAAGGACGTGATCGGCGTCTCGCTCTTCGACAGCGAAAGCGTCAATGCCCTCTCCACCGACTTCGTCAGTTCCTATCTGCAGCAGTATAACGGGATGCCGGACTTGAGCGCTGCACTCGGTTACGATGCGGTGATGCTGCTGAAGGAAGTCACCGAGCGAACCGGCACCCTGGATCCCGGCAGAATTGCCGATGCGCTCAAGGTCGCCCGTTATGGCGTGCCGTTCGAGGGCGTTACGGGTAAGATCGTGTTCAATACGAAGGGACTGATCACGGACACCGACGTTTTTGTCGTGCGCCACGATGGAACGCGGTTCCAGACGGTGGCAAGCTACCGCAAGCCTCTGGAGTGGTCGTCCGACATTATCGAAAGGAGTGGGGACGACAGCGCCTTGATGCCTGATCCCGCTGCCAACAAGGAGCACACCGTGCCATGA
- a CDS encoding inorganic phosphate transporter — MSDSKTSRNRTTIDKDLDKFTYVEEATTYLSRSYVALGFGFLFLVVVGSLAGLLLAENSHWFLLTAALVLGGYMALNIGANDVANNMGPAVGARVLTMGSALVLAALCESAGALLAGSGVVSTIASGIVSADQFARPDDFPVAMLAALVAAALWINLATVIGAPVSTTHAVVGAVVGAGMISAGAVALDGFMLVAIASGWLVSPVLGGLSAALLLWLIRRCILTGDDRLAAARCWLPVIFAIMAGTFTLYLILVGLPTLRGAGPLPVAAFALAAAAIAYAVSRPAVIRASQGMDDRNQSLRKLFRPPLVVAAAILSFAHGANDVANAIGPVAAIFSSLGQGGIAAPGGGLLLPVLVVGALGISLGLLLFGPRLVRMVGERITRLNPIRAFCVLLATAATVLLASAAGLPISSTHTAVGAIFGVGFYREWTMNRERRRRLAENPVDLLAQPDGSEPADIRRRMLVRRAHVLTIVSAWMVTVPASGSLAAIIWLLLSAAL; from the coding sequence ATGAGCGACAGCAAGACCTCCCGCAACCGCACGACCATCGACAAGGACCTCGACAAGTTCACCTATGTCGAGGAAGCGACGACCTATCTGTCGCGCTCCTATGTTGCGCTCGGTTTCGGCTTCCTGTTTCTCGTGGTCGTCGGCAGTCTTGCCGGCCTGCTGCTGGCCGAGAACTCCCACTGGTTCCTGCTGACGGCGGCGCTGGTGCTCGGCGGCTACATGGCGCTGAACATCGGCGCCAACGATGTCGCCAACAACATGGGCCCGGCGGTCGGCGCGCGCGTGCTCACCATGGGCAGCGCCCTTGTGCTCGCCGCCCTGTGCGAAAGCGCCGGCGCGCTGTTGGCCGGCTCCGGCGTCGTCTCGACCATTGCATCCGGCATCGTTTCGGCCGACCAGTTCGCCCGGCCGGATGACTTCCCGGTGGCGATGCTTGCCGCCCTGGTCGCCGCCGCCCTGTGGATCAACCTGGCGACCGTGATCGGCGCGCCGGTATCGACGACGCACGCCGTGGTCGGTGCGGTGGTCGGGGCGGGGATGATTTCCGCCGGCGCGGTGGCGCTGGACGGGTTCATGCTGGTCGCCATCGCCTCCGGCTGGCTGGTCTCGCCGGTGCTCGGCGGCCTGTCGGCTGCATTGCTGCTGTGGCTGATCCGGCGCTGCATCCTCACCGGCGATGACCGTCTTGCCGCCGCGCGGTGCTGGTTACCGGTCATTTTCGCGATCATGGCCGGCACCTTCACCCTCTACCTGATCCTTGTCGGTCTGCCGACGTTGCGCGGTGCCGGTCCGCTTCCGGTCGCAGCATTTGCCCTTGCCGCTGCCGCCATCGCCTATGCCGTCTCGCGGCCGGCGGTGATCCGCGCCTCGCAGGGCATGGACGACCGTAACCAGTCGCTGCGCAAGCTGTTCCGCCCGCCGCTGGTGGTCGCCGCCGCCATCCTCTCCTTCGCCCATGGCGCCAACGACGTCGCCAATGCGATAGGTCCGGTCGCCGCCATCTTTTCCTCCCTCGGCCAGGGCGGCATCGCCGCGCCCGGCGGCGGGCTGCTGCTTCCCGTGCTCGTGGTCGGCGCGCTCGGCATCTCGCTCGGCCTGCTGCTGTTCGGCCCGCGCCTCGTGCGCATGGTCGGCGAGCGCATCACCCGGCTCAACCCGATCCGCGCGTTCTGCGTCCTGCTTGCCACCGCCGCAACGGTGCTGCTCGCCAGCGCCGCCGGCCTGCCGATCTCCTCGACCCACACCGCGGTGGGCGCGATCTTCGGCGTCGGCTTCTACCGCGAATGGACGATGAACCGGGAGCGCCGGCGGCGTCTTGCGGAAAATCCCGTCGACCTGCTTGCCCAGCCCGACGGCAGCGAGCCCGCCGATATCCGCCGGCGCATGCTGGTGCGCCGCGCCCATGTGTTGACCATTGTCAGCGCCTGGATGGTCACCGTCCCGGCCAGCGGCTCGCTCGCCGCCATCATCTGGCTGCTGCTGTCCGCGGCCCTGTGA
- a CDS encoding DUF2585 domain-containing protein has product MTLSRKGALPLLVALALIALTAVILLAMGRVPICTCGEIKLWTSDVTSSDNSQHIADWYMPSHVIHGMLFYGLFHLLTPRLSMGWRAVGSIFIEAAWEIVENSPWIIDRYREATIAAGYTGDSVLNSVFDVLWMLVGFWLALQLPVWVTVLLAIAMELVALAVIRDNLTLNVLMLVWPVDAIREWQQAL; this is encoded by the coding sequence ATGACGCTTTCGCGAAAAGGCGCCCTCCCCCTTCTCGTCGCGCTCGCCTTGATCGCGCTGACCGCCGTCATCCTGCTGGCCATGGGGCGGGTGCCGATCTGCACCTGCGGGGAAATCAAGCTGTGGACGTCGGACGTCACATCCTCCGACAATTCGCAGCATATCGCCGACTGGTACATGCCTTCGCATGTCATCCACGGGATGCTGTTCTACGGCCTGTTCCACCTCCTGACGCCCAGGCTCTCCATGGGCTGGCGGGCGGTCGGCTCGATCTTCATCGAGGCGGCGTGGGAAATCGTCGAGAACAGCCCCTGGATCATCGACCGCTACCGCGAGGCGACCATCGCAGCCGGCTATACCGGCGACAGCGTGCTGAACTCGGTCTTCGACGTGCTGTGGATGCTGGTCGGCTTCTGGCTGGCGCTGCAACTGCCGGTCTGGGTGACCGTGCTGCTGGCCATCGCCATGGAGCTGGTCGCACTCGCCGTCATCCGCGACAACCTTACCCTCAACGTGCTGATGCTGGTCTGGCCGGTCGACGCGATCCGCGAGTGGCAGCAGGCGCTCTGA
- a CDS encoding prohibitin family protein, whose protein sequence is MALDDEFEDYEEFLRSERQRRVQIYTLLVLLLFGVGLVTLWNRVVVTIHSGEAGVLYRWVSGTDMSNIYGEGLHIMWPWNRMYVYNVRLQTEQRQYSLLTQGGLPVDLEIAVRYKPDLRLLPLLHVTVGPEYLDKIVFPETEAVLRRAVGQYAPEEVYTSRRGFLESIVVNSLTNVEDRYVIIDDVLVRNVELPPAVRLAVERKLTLLEEEKAYQYRIGIEKQEAERKAIEAEGIRRYQDVIKQSLTEDLLRWQGVQATKELASSPNAKTVVIGSGKDGLPLILGGDR, encoded by the coding sequence ATGGCACTGGACGATGAGTTCGAAGATTATGAAGAATTTCTTCGCAGCGAACGCCAGCGTCGAGTCCAGATCTATACTTTGCTGGTTTTGCTTTTGTTCGGCGTCGGACTGGTAACGCTCTGGAACCGGGTGGTCGTCACCATTCATTCGGGCGAGGCCGGCGTGCTCTACCGCTGGGTGTCCGGCACGGACATGAGCAACATCTATGGCGAGGGGCTCCACATCATGTGGCCCTGGAACCGGATGTATGTCTACAACGTCCGCTTGCAGACCGAGCAGCGCCAATACAGCCTGCTGACCCAGGGCGGTCTTCCCGTCGATCTGGAAATCGCCGTGCGCTACAAGCCGGACCTGCGTCTGCTGCCGCTGCTGCATGTCACGGTCGGACCCGAATACCTGGACAAGATCGTGTTTCCCGAGACCGAGGCGGTGCTGCGCCGGGCCGTCGGCCAGTATGCCCCGGAGGAGGTCTATACCAGCCGCCGCGGCTTCCTTGAATCGATCGTCGTCAACAGCCTGACCAATGTCGAGGATCGCTACGTCATCATCGACGATGTGCTGGTGCGCAATGTCGAGCTACCGCCGGCCGTGCGCCTGGCGGTCGAACGCAAGCTCACTCTTCTGGAGGAAGAGAAGGCTTACCAATACCGCATCGGCATCGAGAAGCAGGAAGCGGAGCGCAAGGCCATCGAGGCGGAGGGTATCCGCCGCTACCAGGACGTCATCAAGCAGAGCCTGACGGAGGACCTGCTGCGCTGGCAGGGCGTGCAGGCGACCAAGGAGCTGGCATCCTCGCCCAATGCCAAGACGGTCGTGATCGGCTCGGGCAAGGACGGCTTGCCGCTCATTCTCGGCGGCGACAGGTAG